The Daucus carota subsp. sativus chromosome 7, DH1 v3.0, whole genome shotgun sequence genome window below encodes:
- the LOC108195449 gene encoding uncharacterized protein LOC108195449, whose translation MDSHKARTPLGSHKFLHKSGRLDSLRNVNSQKIKTPGCTQRAATKADHLKDISEGLSTSKELLKILDYTWEMDDRSCTFKSLVAALKCELEQTEAKVGKLIQEQQVEESKMGCLMKKFAKERYLWKTKEQERIQNAVESIARELQVEKKLKCQFERLNRKLGKELATTKASIFTIEKAFDSANTRSRKGENINGDDTEMDYSPDSDLHSIEFNMDNNCKTYDWSFISASRKENYEDQMLRCNMIKNVRDRIVYGS comes from the exons ATGGATAGTCACAAGGCAAGAACACCACTGGGTTCACATAAATTTCTTCACAAGAGTGGAAGGTTGGATTCTCTGCGGAATGTTAACTCCCAAAAG ATCAAAACTCCGGGCTGCACGCAGAGAGCTGCAACTAAAGCTGATCATCTCAAGGACATCAGTGAAGGCCTTAGCACATCTAAGGAGTTGCTTAAAATACTCGACTACACGTGGGAGATGGATGACAGAAGCTGTACATTTAAATCGCTTGTTGCAGCACTAAAATGTGAGCTTGAACAAACTGAGGCCAAGGTGGGCAAGTTAATTCAAGAACAACAAGTTGAAGAAAGTAAGATGGGCTGCCTCATGAAGAAATTTGCGAAAGAAAGATACCTGTGGAAAACGAAAGAGCAAGAAAGAATTCAAAATGCAGTTGAGTCCATTGCGCGAGAGCTACAAGTGGAAAAGAAGTTGAAATGCCAATTTGAGAGACTAAACAGAAAGCTGGGAAAAGAATTAGCCACTACAAAGGCAAGTATCTTCACGATAGAGAAGGCGTTTGACAGTGCTAACACGAGATCGCGGAAGGGAGAAAATATTAATGGGGATGATACAGAAATGGATTATTCACCTGATAGTGATCTTCACTCTATTGAGTTCAACATGGATAACAATTGCAAGACATATGACTGGAGTTTCATATCCGCATCGCGTAAAGAAAATTATGAAGATCAGATGCTAAGATGCAATATGATTAAGAATGTGAGGGACCGTATCGTTTatggttcttga
- the LOC108196628 gene encoding pentatricopeptide repeat-containing protein At5g50990 codes for MVTHTLTRRLNQTAQMINSCTDYGTLFSVLQECRLSPNSINTNRTHSSIIKLGYGNYPSLVSLLVSAYISCDEPILAKRLFSEVHCLDFGLVDSNLMIARFMKMGEADVAKKVFEKMHTRDLVSWNSIIGGCVKNARYEEGFSYFRKMLRSEYEPDGFTFASIITGCARTGALGHAKWIHSLMIERKIELNYILSSALIDMYSKCGRIEEAKAIFDSVQKEDVSVWNSMINGFAVHGLASDAIAIFTMMEEKNIPPDAITFIGILTACSHSGLVEQGRKFFDLMETHYLVHPQIEHYGAMVDLLGRAGLLEEAFDLIKRMLVEPDVVIWRAFLSACRTYRNSDMAEVAVEKISRLESGDYVLLSNTYSSLRQWDSAARVRDGMKQKGVHKGSGKSWVETGGLIHHFKSGDHSHPETVEIYKVLEKLISRTRMEGFMSSTELVLMDISEEEKEQNLNYHSEKLAVAYAILKSSPRTEIQVSKNLRTCIDCHYWMKIVSRILNRVIIVRDRIRFHRFEGGLCTCGDFW; via the exons atggtgACTCATACTTTAACTAGGCGTCTTAACCAAACAGCTCAAATGATCAACAGTTGTACTG aTTATGGGACACTTTTTAGTGTTCTTCAAGAATGCAGACTCTCTCCTAACTCGATAAATACTAACAGAACACATTCTAGCATCATAAAACTTGGGTATGGAAATTACCCGTCGCTCGTTTCGTTACTCGTGTCCGCTTATATATCTTGTGATGAACCTATTCTTGCAAAGAGATTGTTTAGTGAAGTACATTGTTTGGATTTTGGTCTTGTTGACTCCAATTTGATGATTGCGAGATTTATGAAGATGGGGGAGGCTGATGTTGCTAAGAAGGTATTTGAGAAAATGCACACCCGAGATTTGGTGTCGTGGAATTCAATTATTGGAGGTTGTGTTAAAAATGCGCGTTATGAGGAGGGATTTAGTTATTTTCGGAAAATGTTGCGGTCGGAATATGAGCCTGATGGATTTACATTTGCATCTATTATAACTGGGTGTGCACGAACTGGAGCTCTTGGTCATGCTAAGTGGATTCATAGCCTGATGATTGAGAGAAAAATTGAACTCAATTACATTTTATCTTCTGCACTGATAGATATGTATTCAAAATGTGGACGAATTGAGGAAGCCAAGGCAATCTTTGACTCTGTTCAGAAAGAAGATGTTTCTGTTTGGAATTCTatgattaatggatttgcagTTCATGGGCTTGCTTCTGATGCAATTGCGATATTTACAATGATGGAAGAGAAAAATATTCCACCAGATGCTATCACATTTATAGGAATTTTGACAGCATGTAGTCACTCAGGTTTGGTGGAGCAAGGTCGCAAATTTTTTGATCTGATGGAAACCCATTACTTGGTCCATCCACAAATAGAGCATTATGGAGCAATGGTTGATCTTTTGGGCCGAGCTGGTCTTCTCGAAGAAGCTTTTGATCTAATCAAGAGGATGCTGGTGGAACCTGATGTTGTCATATGGAGGGCATTCCTTAGTGCTTGCAGAACGTACAGAAATTCTGATATGGCTGAAGTTGCGGTAGAAAAGATATCGCGTCTTGAGAGTGGAGATTATGTCTTGCTATCTAACACCTATAGCTCATTGAGACAATGGGATAGTGCGGCAAGAGTGAGAGATGGGATGAAACAGAAGGGGGTTCACAAAGGTAGTGGAAAGAGTTGGGTCGAAACTGGCGGATTAATTCACCACTTCAAGTCCGGAGATCATTCACACCCTGAGACTGTAGAAATATACAAGGTTCTGGAAAAATTGATTTCTCGAACCAGAATGGAGGGATTTATGTCTAGCACAGAGCTTGTTTTAATGGATATTTCTGAAGAGGAGAAGGAGCAAAATCTCAATTATCATAGTGAGAAGTTAGCAGTAGCCTATGCTATACTTAAATCAAGTCCAAGAACTGAGATTCAAGTTTCAAAGAATCTTCGGACTTGTATTGATTGCCACTATTGGATGAAGATTGTATCTCGAATATTAAATAGGGTCATAATTGTGAGGGACCGGATCCGCTTTCACAGGTTTGAAGGTGGTTTATGTACTTGCGGAGATTTTTGGTAG